The segment CGAGCCTGCCGGCGGCGACCATCGCGAGAGGATGGCCGGGGGCGCGCTCCACCAGGGTGAGGAGCTCCTCCGCCTCCCCCTTCGGATCGAGGCGGCGGCGGGCGAGGTCGGCGCGGAGGAAGCGGGCCCAGGGGTCGCCGGGCTGCTCCTGCACCGCGCGATCGGCGAGGGCCGCGGCGCGCTTCGCGTCGCCGCCGTCGAAGAGGGCGTGCCAGCCTGCGAGCGCGAGGGCCGAGGCCTCCTGCGAGCCGCCCTCGACGCTGGCGGCTGCCTCGCGCAGGGGCTCCAGGGTGGCGCGGGGCCCGCTGGCGCAGGCGGTGGCGGTGAGGACGGCGACGAGGACGAGCAGACGGCGCATCGTGGCTTGGCTCCAGAGCTTTTAGCTTCGGGCGGTCGGTCGGGCGCACGTGCAGCATACGCCCCCGGGACATCCTCCAACCCGGTCGGCAGGCCGAACCTTTCCGGGGAATCGTCTTTTCAAGTACCGAGAGGCAGGCGGGCGAGGGCCGTGTAGGTCGCGCCGTGGGGCGAGAGGTGGCTCTGGTAGAGGACCAGCTCGCCGACGGTGAACGCGCCGAGATCGGCTTCCTTCAGCCCCTCCAGGCAGGCGCCGAGGGCCGGATCGCCGCGCCCTTCGCGGCTCCTGGCCAGGGTGAGGTGCGGGTGGAAGGCCCGCTCCTCCGGCCGGTGGCCGAGGGGCACGAGGGCCGCCTCCACGTCGCGCTGCAGCGAGGCCAGCGCCTCGCTCTCCCCCTCGAGCCCCACCCAGAGGACCCGGGGCCTGCGCTGGCCGCCGAAGCTGCCCACGCCCCTGGCCCGAAGCTCGATCGGTCGGTGGGCCGGCGCCACGGTGCGCAACGCGCCGGCGATGGCAGGGGCGAGTTCGCCTTCGACGTTGCCGAGGAAGGCCAGGGTGAGGTGCGTATTCTCCGGCCGGACCCATTTGGCGTCGGGCGCCAGCTTGCGGCCCTGCTCGATCAGCCGGGCGAGCCCGTCCGCCACCGCCTGCGAGGGATCCACTGCAACGAAGAGGCGCATCGGCCCACCCCGGTTCTTCAGGCCCCGTGCAGCGTGGTGTGGCCGGGGCTCTTCGCCACCGCCCTGCCGTAGGCCCGGAGCACGTCCCGCCGCGAGAGGAGCCCCACCAGCTCCCTGGGGTTCTCCCGCGACACCACCGGAAGGATGTCCACGTCCGAGGCGACGAGCTTCTTGAGCGCCGTCTCCAGATCGTCGTCCGGGGTGAGGGTCGCCGTCGCCGGCCTGGCGAGCTCCTTGGCCACCACCAGATCGGAGAGCCCCTCCTCGTAGAGGATGCCGCGGACGTCCTGCACGG is part of the Vulgatibacter sp. genome and harbors:
- the thpR gene encoding RNA 2',3'-cyclic phosphodiesterase, which translates into the protein MRLFVAVDPSQAVADGLARLIEQGRKLAPDAKWVRPENTHLTLAFLGNVEGELAPAIAGALRTVAPAHRPIELRARGVGSFGGQRRPRVLWVGLEGESEALASLQRDVEAALVPLGHRPEERAFHPHLTLARSREGRGDPALGACLEGLKEADLGAFTVGELVLYQSHLSPHGATYTALARLPLGT